A region from the Kineothrix sp. IPX-CK genome encodes:
- a CDS encoding carbohydrate ABC transporter permease: MAKQDADLIDSGAKVKLGASDMMIRGFGYAFITFYALCCIVPFIIIISTSFTSEAVIRAEGVQIIPKAISMEAYSMITKSGGIWKSYILTILLTFFGTGIGLSIISMTGYALQRKDFPFRNAISFYIYFTSLFSAGLAPYYLLMTQTYHLKDSYLAVLFPLLMTPWLIILMKNFVKAIPHEITESGKIDGAGDMKIFTALILPMLKPALATIGLFLALGYWNEWYQSSLFLSSKVEIKPLQYTLYEIVNRTDALKNSVAGQFINLGDIPQESVKMANAVLATGPIILLYPFVQKYFISGITVGAVKG; this comes from the coding sequence ATGGCAAAACAAGACGCAGATTTGATAGATTCAGGCGCTAAGGTGAAACTTGGTGCATCGGATATGATGATCAGAGGATTCGGATATGCATTTATTACATTTTATGCGCTCTGCTGCATTGTCCCGTTCATAATAATTATTAGTACATCCTTTACCAGTGAAGCGGTAATTCGTGCGGAAGGTGTACAGATAATTCCCAAGGCGATCAGCATGGAAGCATATTCTATGATTACGAAAAGCGGCGGTATCTGGAAATCTTACATATTGACCATTCTGCTGACATTCTTTGGTACCGGAATTGGATTATCCATTATTTCCATGACAGGGTATGCTCTGCAGAGAAAGGATTTTCCTTTCAGAAATGCGATTTCTTTTTATATTTACTTCACCAGCCTGTTTTCAGCAGGACTTGCGCCGTATTATCTGCTGATGACACAGACCTATCATCTGAAGGACAGTTATTTGGCAGTCTTATTTCCGCTATTGATGACGCCGTGGCTGATTATCCTGATGAAGAACTTTGTGAAGGCGATTCCGCATGAAATTACAGAGTCGGGCAAAATTGACGGTGCAGGAGATATGAAGATCTTTACCGCATTGATTTTACCTATGCTAAAGCCCGCATTGGCAACGATCGGATTGTTCCTTGCACTTGGATATTGGAATGAATGGTATCAGTCATCTCTGTTTCTCAGCTCTAAGGTGGAGATCAAACCGCTCCAGTATACCCTGTACGAAATCGTAAACAGAACGGATGCGCTGAAGAATTCGGTTGCGGGACAGTTTATCAATTTGGGAGATATCCCTCAGGAGAGTGTTAAGATGGCCAATGCGGTGCTGGCCACCGGACCGATCATACTGTTATATCCTTTTGTACAGAAGTACTTCATCAGCGGCATTACCGTAGGTGCCGTAAAAGGCTGA
- a CDS encoding ABC transporter permease — MAKALKVAEDTQVTNVTAPKISFWKNVKKSRILLLMCLPAILFFFFFCYMPMPGIWVAFVKYNYRDGIFGSEFVGLRNFEFLATSGKLFILTRNTVLYNVAFILLGNALAVFVAILLNEMRGKWFKKISQTIMFLPYFISQVLVGILVFNLLNYDTGFVNGILTSLGLERWQPYANANSWPPLLIVIYLWQQTGYNSVVYFAAIMGIDSEMIEAAKVDGANGFQKIRYIILPSLKPTIIILLLFALGGIVKGNFGLFYNVIGKNPLLYGTTDIIETYVYRATMTDFNFSTASAVGLYQSIIGFIIVVTVNWIVKKVEPDYSLF; from the coding sequence ATGGCTAAAGCATTAAAAGTGGCAGAGGATACGCAGGTAACCAATGTAACTGCACCAAAAATATCTTTCTGGAAAAATGTAAAGAAGTCGAGGATTCTGCTTCTTATGTGCTTACCGGCAATCTTATTCTTTTTCTTTTTTTGTTACATGCCTATGCCGGGGATCTGGGTAGCATTTGTGAAGTACAACTACAGAGACGGCATCTTCGGAAGCGAATTCGTAGGGCTTCGGAATTTCGAATTTCTGGCGACGTCGGGAAAGCTGTTTATCCTGACAAGAAATACAGTCCTGTATAATGTGGCATTTATTCTTTTGGGGAACGCCTTGGCAGTGTTTGTAGCGATTCTGCTCAATGAAATGAGGGGAAAATGGTTTAAGAAGATTTCTCAGACGATTATGTTTCTTCCCTATTTCATTTCTCAGGTATTGGTAGGCATTCTGGTATTTAACTTGCTGAACTACGATACCGGATTTGTCAATGGAATTCTTACCAGTCTGGGATTGGAAAGGTGGCAGCCTTATGCAAACGCTAATTCGTGGCCGCCGTTATTGATAGTGATTTATCTGTGGCAGCAGACGGGTTATAATTCGGTAGTTTACTTCGCGGCTATTATGGGCATCGATTCGGAGATGATCGAAGCGGCAAAGGTAGATGGTGCAAATGGTTTCCAGAAGATCAGGTATATTATTTTGCCGAGTCTGAAGCCTACAATTATAATTTTGCTGCTGTTTGCGCTCGGCGGTATTGTAAAAGGTAACTTTGGCCTGTTCTATAACGTAATAGGTAAAAATCCATTGTTGTACGGTACGACCGATATTATAGAAACTTATGTATATCGTGCAACCATGACAGATTTCAACTTCTCTACTGCTTCCGCAGTTGGTTTGTATCAGTCGATTATCGGATTTATCATTGTCGTGACAGTTAACTGGATCGTGAAAAAAGTAGAACCGGATTATTCCCTATTCTAG
- a CDS encoding DUF3502 domain-containing protein: MKKKLVALLLAASMVIGLAGCGSSSDSASTASDSTGTASESKEESKDESAAAGEETAAADIDTSEHVVITYMTTGEPPSGTKEKFDEMMVELNAILTEKINAELQIYFIPWTDYLSNYNLTLASMDGTVDLVGTASDWLDAWPNAKNGAFLELSEDMLKTYAPQTWESVPAENWDLCKYNGDIYLMPEDNYAQWTNHGYIYRLDYAKEAGLADGVHSWADLTEYFRYVKEAYPDIIPWDSDGTQYATMAGGYIQSNSNYVSIDGLNSGAMWGGTKDDLYTIYSPYVTETDLLVEYAKMMKEWDEIGVWKTDVLNNTVSTNRDDYRIGRVAAEQHHTQTWTDLVSHTPANTIYADDPDAETGFFYFGEESQNVVALSITHGAMAVSAGSKNPERALMVYDLLRNDPDCYKLLCYGIQGVSWDLDESGLRILPEGYNQDTDNINGTTNYWWGRNDDLEIRDASRNWDEIDKLYAEYDKIKIEYPYGQFVADVDLVQSQINNINEIHTNYMKQIAFGKYTGTAEDIVAEYQAALEAAGINEVTGELQRQFDELYK, encoded by the coding sequence ATGAAAAAGAAACTAGTTGCATTATTACTTGCAGCCTCGATGGTCATTGGTCTCGCAGGCTGTGGAAGCTCTTCTGATTCCGCGAGTACGGCCTCGGATTCTACCGGCACTGCTTCTGAAAGCAAAGAAGAAAGCAAGGATGAGAGCGCAGCGGCCGGAGAAGAAACGGCAGCTGCGGATATCGATACTTCGGAACATGTAGTCATTACATATATGACCACGGGTGAGCCCCCTTCCGGTACGAAGGAAAAGTTCGATGAGATGATGGTAGAGCTTAATGCGATACTGACGGAAAAAATAAATGCAGAGTTACAGATTTACTTTATCCCCTGGACGGATTATCTTTCAAATTACAACCTGACATTGGCATCTATGGACGGCACTGTGGATCTGGTCGGTACGGCATCTGACTGGCTGGACGCATGGCCGAACGCGAAGAACGGAGCGTTCCTGGAATTATCGGAAGACATGTTAAAAACCTATGCTCCGCAGACATGGGAAAGCGTGCCTGCTGAAAATTGGGATTTGTGTAAATACAACGGTGATATTTATCTGATGCCCGAAGACAACTATGCACAGTGGACGAATCATGGATATATTTATCGTTTGGACTATGCGAAGGAAGCCGGACTTGCGGATGGCGTTCATAGCTGGGCCGATCTGACAGAATATTTCCGTTATGTAAAGGAAGCATATCCTGACATTATTCCATGGGATTCCGACGGTACACAGTATGCGACAATGGCAGGCGGTTATATCCAGTCCAACAGCAATTATGTGTCTATTGACGGATTGAACTCCGGCGCAATGTGGGGAGGAACAAAGGATGATCTCTATACGATATATTCTCCTTATGTAACAGAAACGGATTTGCTGGTTGAATATGCCAAGATGATGAAGGAATGGGATGAGATCGGCGTTTGGAAGACAGACGTGCTTAACAATACTGTTTCCACGAACCGGGATGATTACAGGATCGGACGTGTTGCGGCAGAGCAGCATCACACTCAGACTTGGACGGACTTGGTAAGCCATACTCCGGCAAATACTATTTATGCCGACGATCCCGATGCAGAGACAGGTTTCTTCTACTTTGGTGAGGAAAGTCAGAATGTAGTAGCATTATCTATTACTCATGGCGCTATGGCAGTTTCCGCAGGCAGCAAGAATCCTGAAAGGGCGCTGATGGTTTATGATCTGCTGAGAAATGATCCTGACTGCTACAAGCTCCTTTGCTACGGTATTCAGGGAGTCTCATGGGATCTGGATGAAAGCGGACTTCGTATTCTTCCTGAAGGATATAATCAAGATACCGATAATATTAACGGAACTACCAACTACTGGTGGGGACGTAACGATGATCTGGAGATCAGGGATGCCAGCAGAAACTGGGATGAGATCGATAAGCTGTATGCCGAATATGATAAAATCAAAATAGAGTATCCGTATGGGCAGTTTGTAGCAGACGTAGACCTTGTTCAGTCCCAGATCAATAATATTAATGAAATCCATACGAACTATATGAAACAGATTGCTTTCGGTAAATATACGGGAACAGCAGAAGATATTGTAGCTGAATATCAGGCAGCTTTGGAAGCGGCCGGTATCAACGAGGTTACAGGAGAATTACAGAGACAGTTTGACGAACTTTATAAATAA